From Anopheles funestus chromosome 3RL, idAnoFuneDA-416_04, whole genome shotgun sequence, a single genomic window includes:
- the LOC125767245 gene encoding ER membrane protein complex subunit 4, with protein MATKVAAKKFKWALDFNTKPRSGGSDIAAPPGYNPSADVISSKVVNQTDQSHLILKKSWEIALGPIKQFPMNLVIMYMSGNSISIFPIMMVVMMFIRPIKMMLSTHSTFKVIEGISATGQKLVFLLGNLVNIGLALYKCHSMGLLPTHASDWLAFVEPQKRLEYSGGGISLL; from the exons ATGGCAACAAAGGTAGCAGCCAAGAAATTCAAATGGGCGCTGGATTTCAATACCAA GCCTCGCAGCGGCGGTTCCGATATTGCCGCTCCGCCCGGTTATAATCCGTCGGCTGATGTGATCAGCAGCAAGGTGGTGAATCAAACTGATCAAAGTCACCTAATCCTGAAAAAATCGTGGGAGATTGCCCTCGGACCCATCAAACAATTCCCGATGAACCTGGTTATCATGTACATGTCGGGCAATTCGATTAGTATCTTCCCTAtcatgatggtggtgatgatgttcATCCGGCCGATCAAGATGATGCTTTCGACGCATTCCACATTTAAAGTGATTGAAGGTATCTCTGCAACCGGCCAGAAGCTGGTATTTCTGCTGGGCAACCTCGTCAACATCGGTCTGGCTCTGTACAAGTGTCACAGCATGGGCCTCCTTCCAACGCATGCGTCCGATTGGTTAGCATTCGTCGAACCGCAGAAAAGATTGGAATACTCCGGCGGTGGCATCTCGTTACTTTGA
- the LOC125767226 gene encoding general transcription factor IIH subunit 2, with product MADEEDPKEYRWETGYEKTWEAIKEDDDGLIEGSVSDIIQKNKRKRQAMKRGFSKLGMMRHLYVLLDCSEAMTVPDLKPTRFICSLKLLELFIEEFFDQNPISQLGVIAMKAKRAEKISELGGSSRKHIKAVHALNTGVQLVGEPSLQNGLELALKTLRMIPQHASREILIIMGSLTSCDPNDVHLTIENLKTEGVRCSVLSLSAEIRICKFLCTETGGMFGAVLDDAHYKDQLLQHIDPPQAGNQQEFSLIKMGFPHGKTESGKEPPLTMCMCHIDSADEPAKLTSGGYHCPQCYSKYCELPVECSACGLTLASAPHLARSYHHLFPVPHFNELPLEQVQVQEPRDPPVTNCYACQKTLLIGTDKMVYECGACQQVFCIDCDIFIHETLHSCVGCTTIPASAQSLQARKPVPPPHSLSVI from the exons ATGGCGGATGAAGAAGATCCTAAGGAATATCGCTGGGAGACAGGATACGAGAAAACATG GGAAGCAATCAAGGAAGACGACGATGGCCTTATCGAGGGTTCCGTCTCGGACATCATccagaaaaacaaacgcaagcgGCAAGCAATGAAGCGTGGCTTCAGCAAGCTCGGCATGATGCGCCATCTATACGTGCTGCTCGATTGTTCCGAGGCTATGACCGTACCGGATCTAAAACCAACCCGTTTTATCTGTTCGCTTAAGTTGCTTGAACTTTTCATTGAGGAGTTTTTCGATCAGAATCCTATCTCCCAGCTTGGTGTGATTGCAATGAAAGCAAAGCGCGCGGAAAAGATATCTGAACTGGGTGGTAGCTCCCGAAAGCATATTAAGGCGGTACATGCACTAAACACCGGGGTACAACTAGTCGGAGAACCATCGCTTCAAAATGGTTTGGAGCTAGCACTGAAGACGTTACGCATGATCCCACAACACGCCAGCAGGGAAATTTTGATCATCATGGGAAGTTTGACCAGCTGCGATCCCAACGACGTTCATCTGACTATAGAAAATCTTAAAACGGAAGGCGTACGATGCTCCGTGCTTTCCCTGTCAGCTGAAATTCGAATCTGTAAGTTCCTGTGCACTGAAACTGGCGGGATGTTCGGTGCTGTACTTGACGATGCGCACTACAAGGATCAACTGCTGCAGCACATCGATCCACCGCAGGCCGGTAATCAACAGGAATTTTCGCTAATTAAAATGGGTTTCCCACATGGCAAGACAGAATCAGGCAAGGAACCACCGTTGACGATGTGCATGTGCCACATTGATAGTGCAGATGAACCGGCCAAGCTTACCTCGGGCGGCTACCATTGCCCGCAGTGCTACAGCAAGTACTGTGAGCTGCCGGTGGAGTGTTCAGCATGCGGTCTTACGTTGGCATCGGCACCACATCTTGCTCGCAGTTACCATCATCTGTTTCCCGTGCCACATTTTAACGAACTACCGCTGGAGCAGGTACAGGTGCAGGAGCCACGAGATCCACCGGTAACAAACTGTTACGCATGCCAGAAAACGCTCTTGATTGGTACGGATAAAATGGTGTATGAGTGTGGCGCCTGCCAGCAAGTATTTTGCATCGATTGTGATATTTTCATTCATGAAACATTGCACTCGTGTGTTGGCTGTACGACTATTCCGGCATCGGCACAAAGCTTACAGGCACGTAAGCCAGTGCCGCCACCGCACAGTCTATCCGTCATTTAG
- the LOC125767212 gene encoding cationic amino acid transporter 3, with protein MRAEGTLRRFWTALTRKKQNEDDGSESKLARVLTLLDLTGLGVGSTLGLGVYVLAGSVAREQAGPAVVVSFLVAAIASAIAALCYAEFAARVPKAGSAYVYSYVSIGEFTAFTIGWNLILEYVIGTSSVARGMSGYIDSLVDNKISKAMREAMPMDVDFLSDYPDFFSFIVVLILAGLLAYGVKESTLMNNIFTGVNLIVIGIVLVAGGINCDPDNWTIDPKDIPPGYNAGAGGFAPFGFAGIMAGAAKCFYGFVGFDCIATTGEEAKNPERNIPLAIVISLIIIFLAYFGISTVLTMALPYYLQDPEAPFPHLFESIEWYAIKWIVSIGAIFALCTSLLGAMFPLPRVLYAMSSDGIIYKKLQTVHPKTQTPVLATLLSGLLAAIMAALFNLQQLIDMMSIGTLLAYTIVAVSVLVLRYQTEELLTSTELSVTMPEVIRQLVNRDRLSEPTQLSSAVVKFSVCIFAVFVCGACGILVPAEDYINTDYPGVIAALAVLVAVLVALFIIILMQPTDSIKLTFKVPLVPLLPLISVFFNLYLMFQLDSGTWIRFAVWIAIGYFIYFSYGIRHSIEGERLLTKAELAASKANGIDNTGYDGASDATERKNSNQFQGAPTYAIANESM; from the exons ATGCGAGCGGAAGGCACTTTACGTCGATTCTGGACAGCCCTGACGCGGAAGAAACAGAATGAAGACGATGGTTCCGAGTCGAAGTTGGCCCGCGTCCTAACGCTGCTCGATCTGACCGGGCTCGGTGTGGGCAGTACGCTCGGGCTGGGTGTATACGTTCTGGCCGGTTCGGTGGCACGCGAACAGGCCGGTCCGGCTGTGGTTGTTTCGTTCCTGGTTGCTGCCATCGCTTCCGCCATTGCCGCCCTATGCTATGCCGAGTTTGCCGCACGTGTACCGAAGGCTGGATCCGCCTACGTCTACAGTTACGTGAGCATTGGCGAGTTTACCGCATTCACGATCGGTTGGAATCTGATCTTGGAGTACGTGATCG GCACGTCCAGTGTGGCCCGTGGCATGAGCGGCTACATTGACTCGCTGGTTGACAACAAGATTAGTAAAGCGATGCGCGAAGCAATGCCGATGGACGTCGACTTCCTATCCGACTATCCGGACTTTTTCTCGTTCATCGTGGTGTTAATTTTGGCCGGTCTACTAGCGTACGGTGTAAAGGAATCGACACTGATGAACAACATCTTTACCGGCGTGAATCTGATCGTGATCGGAATTGTGCTTGTGGCCGGTGGCATCAACTGTGATCCCGACAATTGGACGATCGATCCCAAAGATATACCGCCGGGATATAATGCTGGAGCGGGTGGATTTGCACCGTTCGGATTTGCCGGCATAATGGCTGGTGCTGCGAAATGTTTCTACGGGTTCGTCGGGTTTGACTGTATCGCTACGACCGGCGAGGAAGCGAAGAACCCGGAACGCAACATTCCACTCGCGATCGTGATCTCCctcatcatcattttcctcGCGTACTTTGGCATCTCGACGGTGCTGACGATGGCTCTTCCGTACTATCTGCAAGATCCGGAAGCACCCTTTCCACATCTGTTCGAATCGATTGAATGGTACGCGATAAAGTGGATCGTATCGATTGGTGCGATTTTCGCCCTCTGCACCAGCTTGCTCGGTGCAATGTTTCCGCTTCCTCGCGTCCTGTATGCCATGTCGTCGGATGGAATAATCTACAAGAAGCTGCAGACGGTACACCCAAAAACGCAAACACCCGTACTGGCGACGCTACTGTCCGGTCTACTGGCAGCTATTATGGCGGCCCTGTTCAATCTACAGCAGCTGATCGATATGATGTCCATCGGTACGTTGCTGGCCTACACGATCGTCGCCGTCAGTGTGCTGGTTTTGCGCTATCAGACGGAGGAACTGCTCACTAGCACAGAATTAAGTGTGACTATGCCGGAAGTGATCCGACAGCTAGTGAATCGAGATCGTCTTTCAGAACCAACGCAGCTGTCATCGGCGGTGGTTAAGTTTagtgtttgtatttttg CCGTGTTTGTCTGCGGTGCTTGCGGTATTCTAGTTCCGGCCGAGGACTACATCAACACTGACTATCCAGGCGTTATCGCTGCACTTGCGGTGCTCGTTGCCGTTCTCGTTGCACTGTTCATTATCATTCTCATGCAACCAACGGACAGCATTAAGCTTACGTTCAAAGTTCCACTGGTGCCACTGTTACCACTGATCAGTGTGTTCTTCAATCTGTACCTCATGTTCCAGCTCGACTCCGGTACCTGGATTCGTTTCGCCGTTTGGATTGCAATCGGATACTTCATTTACTTCAGCTACGGCATCCGTCACTCGATAGAGGGTGAACGATTGCTTACAAAGGCTGAGCTGGCCGCATCGAAGGCAAACGGTATCGACAATACCGGCTACGATGGTGCCTCGGATGCGACGGAACGCAAGAATTCCAACCAATTTCAAGGCGCACCAACGTACGCAATAGCGAACGAATCGATGTAG
- the LOC125767213 gene encoding cationic amino acid transporter 2-like, which produces MESFWKAISRKKPNNDDGSHSKLARVLTLLDLTGLGVGSTLGLGAYVLAGSVAYEQAGPGVVISFVIAALAAAIAGLCYAEFASRVPKAGSAYIYTYITIGEFAAFTIGWNLMLEYIIGTASVARGLSGYIDALIDHRMGNAIKDVIQMKVSFLAEYPDIFSFLVVLVITALLAYGVKESTLLNNLFTGVNLIVIVVVLVSVGIKADPANWAIQPNDPIVPAGIDIGAGGFLPYGIAGVMAGAAKCFYGYVGFDCIATTGEEAQNPSRNIPLAIIASLIIIFLSYFGVATVLTMALPYYLQDPIAPFPRLFDYLGWQEIKWIVSIGAIFSLCTNSLGAMFPLPRVLYAMSSDGIIYKQLRTVHPKTKTPLLATILSGIFSGTMAMLFNLHQLIDMMSIGTLLAYTIVAVSVLVLRYEQNTNFIVSTQTKSSTVVKQLFNLTCLTVPSSLSSDIVKVCVLIYAIAISVISSILVHAQAHLNSYNPLICTLLAAMAIIAILLTLIISCQPTEERQLTFRVPFVPFVPLISIFVNVYLMFQLDAATWVRFLVWLLVGFIIYFSYGIRHSVQGSGSQTLSESQLDIPFAMFTTVKQ; this is translated from the exons ATGGAAAGCTTTTGGAAAGCTATCAGTCGCAAGAAACCAAACAACGACGATGGAAGCCATTCGAAGTTAGCCCGCGTGCTTACATTGCTCGATCTGACCGGGCTCGGTGTGGGCAGTACGCTCGGGCTGGGTGCCTACGTGCTGGCTGGTTCCGTTGCGTACGAACAGGCCGGTCCGGGTGTGGTTATTTCATTCGTCATTGCAGCCCTAGCGGCGGCCATTGCCGGTTTGTGCTATGCCGAGTTTGCATCACGCGTACCGAAAGCTGGCTCGGCTTACATCTACACCTACATTACGATCGGTGAGTTTGCTGCGTTTACGATCGGCTGGAATTTAATGCTGGAGTACATTATCG GCACAGCGAGCGTCGCAAGAGGTTTGAGCGGTTACATCGACGCACTGATCGACCATCGGATGGGCAACGCTATCAAAGATGTGATCCAGATGAAGGTTAGCTTTCTGGCGGAATATCCGGACATCTTTTCGTTTCTGGTTGTGCTGGTAATAACGGCACTGTTGGCGTACGGCGTGAAAGAATCAACACTGCTGAACAATCTTTTCACCGGGGTGAATCTGATCGTCATCGTGGTAGTGTTGGTTTCCGTTGGCATTAAGGCCGATCCGGCCAATTGGGCCATCCAGCCGAATGATCCCATCGTACCGGCCGGCATCGATATTGGTGCGGGTGGATTCCTACCGTACGGTATTGCGGGCGTTATGGCTGGTGCGGCAAAATGTTTTTATGGTTACGTAGGTTTCGATTGTATCGCAACGACCGGTGAGGAAGCGCAGAATCCTTCCCGAAACATTCCACTAGCCATCATTGCGTCGCTGATCATAATCTTTCTATCGTATTTCGGTGTGGCAACCGTGCTTACGATGGCCTTACCGTACTATCTGCAAGACCCGATTGCACCGTTCCCCCGACTGTTTGACTATCTTGGCTGGCAGGAAATCAAGTGGATCGTATCGATCGGTGCAATCTTTTCCCTGTGCACTAACTCACTCGGCGCGATGTTTCCGTTGCCGCGCGTACTGTACGCCATGTCGTCCGATGGTATCATCTACAAGCAGCTGCGAACGGTTCATCCTAAAACGAAGACACCACTGCTGGCGACGATCCTTTCCGGCATTTTCTCCGGTACGATGGCGATGCTGTTCAATCTCCATCAGCTTATCGACATGATGTCGATCGGTACGCTGCTAGCGTACACGATCGTGGCGGTTAGTGTGTTGGTACTGCGCTACgaacaaaacaccaactttatcGTCAGCACACAAACTAAATCGTCCACCGTGGTGAAACAGCTGTTCAACCTGACCTGCCTCACAGTACCGAGCAGCCTGTCGTCTGATATTGTGAAGGTGTGCGTGCTTATCTACG cGATAGCTATTAGCGTGATCAGTTCGATTCTGGTACACGCTCAGGCGCATCTTAACAGCTATAATCCTCTTATCTGTACCCTGCTAGCGGCAATGGCCATTATAGCGATACTACTAACGCTCATTATATCCTGCCAACCGACGGAGGAACGACAGCTTACTTTCCGTGTACCGTTCGTACCGTTTGTCCCACTGATCAGCATCTTTGTAAACGTGTACCTCATGTTCCAGCTTGACGCGGCAACTTGGgtgcggtttttggtgtggTTGCTCGTCGGGTTTATCATATACTTCTCGTACGGCATTCGCCACTCAGTGCAAGGATCCGGAAGCCAAACGCTCTCGGAGAGTCAGCTAGATATCCCGTTCGCCATGTTCACTACGGTGAAGCAGTAG